Sequence from the Synergistaceae bacterium genome:
AAACGTGGCGGCCAGCGACAGGGGCCCCGCTATATCTCTGCCCTTCCAGTTCATCGTGTAGGGAATCGTCGTGAAGGTCTTGGTTTCCCCATCCTCCGACACTTTTTCGACGCGATCCAGAAGGGCGCTGAAATCCGAATTGGCAGAAATGCGGCGTCGATAGCCCACCGTATCCACATTGGCCAGATTGTTTGTCACAACGTCCAGATTCGTTTCCTGCACCAGCATGGCCGAACAGGCCGAATAAAGTCCCCGATTCAGAAAACATACCCCCCTTTCGGGAAGCAGGCTTCCCGATCAATATTTGCTGCGTTTCCTGCCTCTCTGGGCATTGAAAAGAAGGCCGCTGCGCCCCGAGCCGCGAAGCCGGTCGATTTCGGCCAGCGCCTTTCCAGTTCCCAAAGCGACGCACTCCATGGGGTTCTCCGCCGTAAAGCAGGTGATTCCCGTCTGCTGGGTGATCAACTCCGTCAGACCCTTCAGAAGAGAGCCTCCCCCCGTAAGCACGATCCCCCTGTCGATAATATCGGCTGAAAGTTCCGGGGGCGTTAGCTCCAAAACGTTACGTACCCCATCGACCACCGTCTGAACCATCTCTCCGATGGCCATATTCACGGCGGAACTGGAGACTTCGATCTGACGGGGCAGCCCCTGAACGAGGTCCCGGCCCTTGATCACCATGCGTAAATCTTCCTCCAGAGGGATGCAGGTCCCGATCATGATCTTGAGGTTTTCCGCCGTCTGCTCCCCGATGGCCAGGTTGTACTGACGCCGGAGATAGCGCATGATCCCCTCGTCAAACTTGTCGCCGCCAATGCGAAGGGATTTCGAAACCACGACGCCCCCCAGTGATATGACGGCGATGTCCGTGGTTCCTCCCCCGATGTCCACCACCATTTTGCCCCGGGCTTCCTCCACGTTGAGGTTGGCTCCGATGGCGGCGGCCATGGGCTCTTCGATCAGATAGGCCTCCCTGGCCCCCACCTCCAGCGCGGCTTCCAGAACGGCCCGGCGCTCCACATCGGTGGCTCCCGAGGGAACACAGATCATCGCCCGGTTTTTGAAAAAACGATCCCAGCCCCGCGTGACACGGCGCATGAAATGCTGAAGCATCGCCTCGGTCATGGAATAGTCCGCAATAACGCCGTCTCTCAGGGGGCGCACGGAAACGATACTGCCCGGCGTACGTCCCACCATGTTCTTTGCCTCGTATCCCACAGCGAGGATATTTCCGGTGTCGAGGTCGACGGCGACCACGGACGGTTCCCTGAGAACCACCCCCCGTTTTTTCTCAAAAATGAGGATTGTAGCCGTCCCGAGGTCAATCCCGATATCCGTTCCGAACATTCCCTACTCCTCCCAGAGGCTCTCAGACCCCGCAACACCGGCAGCCGAAGCGTCGACCACCTGAAAAAGAGAATTTTTCATAGCCCGCGCACCAGAAATACAACCCGGACGCGGGCGCCGTTTGGGCTGAAAATTCACGTCCTTTTCCCTCGAGCAGTCCTTCCAGCCAGGCAGGAGACTCTTTTTCCTGGCCGATTCTGTCGAGATTACCCACTATTATACGCACCATATTCATCAAAAAAGACGGAGCCCGCACCACGATCAGAGACAAATCGCCCCATCTTTTGTAGCGCAGCCGGGACAGCGTACGGAAGCTGTCTTCCGGACATTCCGACGCTCTGCAGAAAGCCCGAAAGTCATGCCGTCCCTCCAGGAGCCTGCAGGCGGCCCGTATTTTTTCATCGTTCCAAAAACGTTTCCGCCACCACACAAATTCCCTCAACTGAGGGAGACAGCTTTTTCCGTGCCAGACAAAATAACGATATTCCCGCCACAAGGCGCTGCGCCGCGCGTGAAAGTCGTCCTCCACCCCGCGGGCCTCCATCAGGGCCACGTCCGGCGGCAGATGGGCGTTGGCCGCCATAATCAGGCGTTCCGGCTCCCAGACCCGATCCAGGGTAAAGGACGCCACCTGCCCCACCGCGTGAACGCCTCCATCCGTGCGCCCGGCCCCCGCCACCTTCACCGGAAGACGGGAAAGTTTCTGCAGAGCTTCCTCCAGGACCTGCTGGACTCCCAGCGCATCGGGCTGACGCTGCCACCCCGCGTAACGCGTCCCCGTGTAGGCCACTCTCGCTGCGTATTTCACGGAAAAATCCTCCGAAGAACGAAAGTACGCAACAGCATAAAACCAAAAATTGTCAGCATGGTAAAAATTGTAGCGCCTGTATCACTTTTTTTCCAGACCAGCGGAGTCCGCCGCGTGCGCCCGGTTCCTCCCCGATACCCCCGCGCCTCCATCGCCAGAGCCAGTTCTTCCGCCCTCCTGAAAATGATCACGAAAAGAGGAATGAGAACGGGGAAAAAAGCCATCATCCGCTGCAGGAAACCGCCCTGATCGAGGCGGGCTCCCCGGGATACCTGAGCCTTGACGATGCGGTCGGTTTCCTCCATCAGCAGAGGAATGAAGCGTAAAGCCACGCTCATCATCATCGCGCACTCGTGAGCCGGCACTCCGAATCGGGCGAGGGGCGACAAAAGAGCCTCCAGGCCGTCCGCCAGTTCCAAAGGCGCCGTCGTCAGGGGCAAAAGGACGGCGAAAAGCACCAGCAGCAGAAAACGGGTGACTGCCAGAAGCGCCGTCCCCAGAGCGTGCCCCGCCGGAGACAGGCCCTCTCCCTGCCAGCCGGTGACAAAGTTGAAAATAAAGGTAAAAATCGCGAGAAAAAAAACGGGACGGCAGGAACGAGCCAGCAGCCGGGCGGGCAGCCGGGCAAGCCGCGCGATCCCCAGAAAAGCCGCGGCGCAAAGCGTCAGCGACAGAAAATCTCCCGAAAAAAAGATCGTGAACAGGATCGCCACCAGCAGAAACAGTTTTGCCCGGGGATCCAGTTCATGTACGGGAGACTTCAGCGGAACGTACTGTCCCATGACAGGAGACGTAAAAGACAAGGCCATTCCACTCTCCGATCCGTCAAAGCCCAGGGGACAGAACCTGCCAGAGCTCGTCCGCCTTCCAGGTCAGCGGCACGTTCAGTCCTCGGCGGCGCAGCAGGCCGGAGAGCTGTAAAATCTCCGGCGCCATACATTTTTCCATTTCAGACAACACTGGCAGAATTCCGCGAACCCCGCCTTCATACAACCGCAGCCCGTCGGACAGAAGCAGCAGCCGGTCGCTGTACTCCAGAGCCATGTCAAAATCGTGAGTCACGGTGACGACGGTAACGCCCGATTTGCGAAGCCCATCCAGAAGGGACAGAATTTTTTTACGAAAAACCTCGTCCAGGCCCGCCGTGGGCTCGTCCAGCACAATGCACTCCGGCCTGGCGGAAAGAACGGAGGCGATGGCCACGAGACGGCGCTCTCCTCCGGAGAGAAGCAGAGGGTTGCGCTCCAGATAACTCTCGCTCAACCCCACGCCGGCCAGGGCCTCTTCGACGAGAGATCCCGTCTCCGACTCCGAAAACCCCCAGTTTCGCGGCGCAAAGGAAAGTTCCTCGCGAACGGTGGAGGAAAAAAGCTGCGTCTCCGGCATCTGAAACACCAGACCCACCCTTCGGCGCAGGTTTCGAAGCTCCTCGCCGGACTGAGGCAGAGCCAGACCCTCGATCAGAATCTCGCCGGACTGAATTTTGCAGATACCGTTCAAATGCTGGATCAAAGTGGATTTCCCGCTTCCGGTGCGCCCCAGAACGGACAGCCACCCTCCCGAGGGCGCGAGGCAGGAGACGTCCTCCAAAACCTTCATTTCCAGGGGGGTGGACGGGTTGAAACTGCAGCTCAGACCGCGGACTTCAAAAAAGGGAGGCTCCGATTCCCGCGCCCGGGGCGTCTCCTCCGTTTTTTCCGAAGCGGCGAAGCTCCCGGAGAAAGCCGCGGCGATGGCTTCAGCGGCGGGCTCCGCCGCAGGAGGGGAAAAGGTCACTCCCCTGGAGGCGAGGCGACTCTCCAGAACGGAAAGAGGAGGAAGCTCGAATCCCAAAGACTCCGCAACCTCTCCAAACTCCTCCCGGCGTCCTTCCCAGGCCCACTCTCCGTGAGACAGAACCAGAACCCGCTCCGCATCCCGCAGGTCCTCCAAACGGTGCGTCACCTGAATGATCGTCTTTCCCGAAACGTGGATGTCCCGCAGCACTTTCTCCACTTCCAGGCGGCCCTCCGGGTCCAGCATTGCGGTCGGCTCGTCCAGAACGAGGCACTCGAAATCGGCCGCAAGGGCTCCCGCAAGGGCCAGACGCTGTTTTTCCCCTCCCGAAAGAGTGGAAGAAAGGGCGGATCGTTTGTGGAGCAGCCCCACTTTTTCCAGCGCCCAGGAGACCCTCCGCTGGATTTCGGCGGAGGGAAGCCCCTGATTTTCCGGCGCGAAGGCCACGTCGTCCTCCACCACGGCCCCCACGATCTGAGTCTCGGGATTCTGGAAAACGACGCTCACCTTCCTGTGGATCTCGGCGAAAGACGCCTTCGAAACATCGCAGCCGCAAATAAAACAGGCGCCCTGCGAAGGGTTTTGCAGAGCGCCTAAAATCTTCACGAGAGTCGATTTTCCGGAACCGTTGTGACCCAGGATAACAAGACGTTCGCCTCTTGCAACTTCCAGAGAAATCCCCTTCAAAACCCGTTTGTCGCCGTCGTATGCAAAATCTGCCGCCTTCAGGAGAATGACGGGGTCGAACGGAGTACCCAAGTTTTTCCCTGCGGATTTTATTTTTCTATCAACTGGAGGATGGCCATGGGAGCGCCGTCCCCAATGCGATTGCCCAGCTTGACGATACGCGTGTAACCGCCCTTGTCAAAAGACGCGTATCTGGGCGCCAGCTCCGAAAAAAGCTTGAGGGCCGCCTCTTTGTGCTGCATACGGGAGCGGACGATGCGACGGTCGTGAATGGACCCTCCCCGGGCGCGGGTGATGAGTTTTTCCGCCACGCGCCTCAACTCTCTGGCTCGGGTTACGGTGGTCCGGATTTGGCCGTTCAGAAAAAGACTGGCTGCCATGTTGGACAGCATCATCATTCTGTGACTGCCGTATCGTCCGAGCGTTCTGTGATCCATGCGGTGTCTCATGGGATTTTATCCTCCTTCGGTGTCCTTGCGGCTTCCTTTTTGTCGCGAAGTCTGAGCCCCGCGGCATCGAGCCTGTCCCCTATTTCTTTCAGGGAAATTTTACCCAAATTACGAATTTTAAGAAGATCGTCCTTCGACTTCTGAAGCAGATCTCCTATCGTATGAATTCCTCCGCGCAACAGGCAGTTTTCACTGCGAATGGAGAGCTCCAGGTCTCGCACGGGACGAGCCAGAAACTCCGGTTCTCCAACCCCGGATTTCCGGATGAGCGAGGGCTCCGTCTCCGCCGGGGAAACTGCTCCGCCCTCCTTGTCCGCGCCGCGGTCGTCCCGAACCTCCAGCTTCGAAACCACGTGGCCGAAATACGAGTTGAGAATCTGGGCGGCCTCGCAGACAGCGGCCTCGGGAGTCACGATTCCGTTCGTCCACACATCGAGGATCAGACGTTCATAGTCCGTCCTCTGTCCCACCCGCGCCGCTTCCACTTCGTAGTTCACCCGAAGCACGGGAGAAAAAACGGCGTCGGTCAGCAGCGCGTCCACAGGAAGGTACGTCGGCCGCGGGCGCTCCGAGGAGAGGTACCCCATCCCCTGCTCCACGTACAGATCCATGGAGAGATGAGAACCTTCTTCCAGCGTACAGATTTTTACATCCGGATCGACAAATTCGATTTCGCTGTCGACCTGAATGTCCTTTGCCGTTACGTTCGCCGGGCCTTCCAGGTCCAGATGCAGCATACGCACCTCTTTGGCCAGCGAACGAACCGGAACGTGCTTCAGGTTCATCAAAATCTCAATGACATCCTCCCGCACGCCCGGGACGGTACTGAACTCGTGCAGAACTCCCTCCATCCGGACGGAGGTAATGGCAGCCCCTCCGATGGAGGACAGCAAAACCCGACGCAACGCGTTACCCAGGGTCATGCCGTAGCCGCGCTCAAGCGGTTCAATGGTCAGGCGTCCCCGGGTCACCGTGTTGCTTTCTTCTTTGATTATTTCAATTGTTTCAGGCCGCAGAATTTCTTCTAACGTTTCCAACATAACTCCATGCTCCTATCTCCGCAGAGAATTCGACGACCGACTCTGTATCACCCGTCAAACGCTACACGCGGCGTCGCTTGGGCGGTCGGCAGCCGTTATGAGGAATAGGGGTCGTATCCTTGATCTGATTCACCTGAAGGCCCGCCGCCTGCAACGAACGGATGGCAGATTCACGGCCGGGACCAGGGCCCCGGACAATGACGTCGATCTCCTGCACCCCGTGCTCCTGAGCTCCCTTTGCCACCTGCTGGGCCGCGATCTGTGCGGCAAACGGAGTGGATTTACGCGTTCCCTTGAACCCGACGTTGCCCCCGCTGGCCCAGGACAGAACGTTTCCGCCCTTGTCGCTGATGCACATGATCGTGTTGTTGAACGTCGAATAAATATGCGCCACTCCATAATTTATGTTCTTCTTCTCACGTTTTTTGCCCTTACGAACAGTCCTCTTAGCCACGCGTTTTTCGCCTCCACATGCTTTCTGTCGTCTTCACAGTCAATTCGACTTGAATCTCATTTTACTTGCCGGCCATCTTCTTGTTGGCGACGGTACGCCGCGGGCCCTTGCGGGTTCTGGCATTCGTTTTCGTCCTCTGCCCCCGAACGGGAAGTCCCAGTTTATGACGAATTCCTCTGTAGCAGCCGATGTCGATGAGGCGCTTGATGTTCATGGACACCTCACGCCGGAGGTCGCCTTCGACTCTGTAGTTATCCTCAATCTCGCGGCGAAGTTTCTGGGTATCCTCTTCCGTCAGATCCTTCACCCTCGTATCGGGATTTACTCCTGTTTTCGCCAGAATTTTCTGCGCTGAGGGCAGACCAATTCCGAAAATATACGTCAGAGCAATCTCCACGCGTTTTTCTCTGGGGATGTCCACTCCCGCTATACGAGCCATTCGATTACCTCCTCACTCCCTGGCGCTGCTTGTGACGCTGATCCCGGCTGCAGATGATCCGCACAACGCCACCGCGCCTCACCACACGGCAAAATTCACATATCGGCTTTACCGACGGTCTGACTTTCATGGTCCCACTCCTCCACCGAAACTTTATAAATTTTTCAGGGTTGTAAAAAAAAGCTGTACAAAAGCCGCTCACAAAGACCCTATTTATACCTGTAAATAATTCTCCCCCGCGTTAAATCATAAGGAGAAATTTCAACCAAAACCCGATCTCCCGGAAGTATTCGAATAAAATGCATTCGCATCTTGCCCGATACATGAGCCAAAAGTTTATGCCCGTTTTCCAGCTCCACGCGAAACATGGCGTTGGGAAGAGGTTCCGACACCACGCCCTTGGCCTCTATCACTTCTTCCTTCCCTGACGTTTCCTTATTTGCCATTCGCTGCCCTGCCTCTCTGCTCCGACTCATACGCTTTCTTCCGAGGTCCTCAAAAAACGCCGCAACTCTTCGTGATCGATTTCCCTGCCCTTTTCGATGGACGCCATCGTTTCCGCGTCGAGAAAACGCCGCGTCGTCTGGATATGGCGGGGATTTTTAGACTTGGGCCGGGAAACGCTGAAATGCTTCGTGTCCACCAGCGCCAGCCTGTTTTTGGCCAAAAATCCTGCAATCACGTATATATGCCCGACATCTTTACCCCTCTTCGAGATAACAACCTGCCCCACTCGATATTCGTCCGGCGATTTTTTCATTGTTTCCGGAATTTCTTTTCAAAATCAATCCAGACGGCTTATCCACGGGGTCAAAATCTCGGGGCCATCATCCGTCACGACGATGGACCTCTCAAAATGCGCCGCGTCGGAACCATCGGCAGTAACCACAACCCACTCGTCCGATCCGATCGCCACTTGCTCTTTTCCGGCCATAACCATGGGCTCAATGGCCAGGGTCATGCCGCACTGCAGGGTCACTCCCCTGCCCGGTTTCCCGAAGTTGGGAACCTGAGGCGCTTCGTGAAGTTTTTTCCCGACGCCGTGTCCGGTGTAATCCCGCACGATTCCGAACCCCTGCCCGAGAACGTAGCTCTCCACCGCGTACCCCACATCTCCCACGGTATTTCCCGTTTTCACAGCCGCAAGCGCCAAATTCAGAGCTTCCTCCGTGACCCGCAGCAGCTTTTTCCGTCCCACGTCAATGGTCCCAACCGGATAAGTGCAGGCCGCGTCTCCATAATATCCCTCAAGACACACCCCCACATCGACGCTGACGATGTCTCCTTCCGCCAGAATCCGACCATCGCTGGGAATACCGTGAACAATCTCCTCGTTCACCGAGGCGCACACCGTACCCGGAAAGGGAACAGCCGCGTGAAAAGGCCGATACCCTTTAAATGCCGCGGTTCCCCCCGAAAGTTCAATATATTTTTCCGCCACCCGATCCAGTTCGGCGGTGGAAACTCCCGGGCGAACCGTTTCTCTGAGCGCATCGAGGATATCGGCAACCACTTTTCCCGCTTTGCGCATCAGCACGATTTCTTCTTCCGTCTTAAGATATACCATGCTTCTCCAAAGTCATCTGTATTTTCGTAAATATTTCTTCCTGCGTTCCCGAGGCGTCGCACTCGTAAAGGATTCCCCGCTGCCCGTACCAGGCGACCAGAAGCGCCGTCTGCTCACGGTAGACCTTCAGACGATTGCGGATAACCTCTTCCTCGTCGTCTTCTCTCTGATACAGTTCTCCTCCGCAGGTCAGGCATCTTTTCCCCTCGGGTTCCCTCATCGTCAGAAGATTCGAGATTCCTCCGCAGGAACGGCAGGTCCTGCGATTTGTCAGACGCTGAACGAGGACTTCCTCCTCGATCTTCAAAAGCAGAGCCCCGTCCAGAGGATAACCCCGTTCGTTCAGAACGGTCTCGAAGGCCTCGGCCTGAACGATCGTGCGCGGAAACCCGTCCATAAGAAAGCCCTTTGCCACGTCCTTCTCCCGGAATCGCTCCGATACCATTTTAACGACAAGGC
This genomic interval carries:
- a CDS encoding energy-coupling factor transporter transmembrane protein EcfT translates to MALSFTSPVMGQYVPLKSPVHELDPRAKLFLLVAILFTIFFSGDFLSLTLCAAAFLGIARLARLPARLLARSCRPVFFLAIFTFIFNFVTGWQGEGLSPAGHALGTALLAVTRFLLLVLFAVLLPLTTAPLELADGLEALLSPLARFGVPAHECAMMMSVALRFIPLLMEETDRIVKAQVSRGARLDQGGFLQRMMAFFPVLIPLFVIIFRRAEELALAMEARGYRGGTGRTRRTPLVWKKSDTGATIFTMLTIFGFMLLRTFVLRRIFP
- the map gene encoding type I methionyl aminopeptidase codes for the protein MVYLKTEEEIVLMRKAGKVVADILDALRETVRPGVSTAELDRVAEKYIELSGGTAAFKGYRPFHAAVPFPGTVCASVNEEIVHGIPSDGRILAEGDIVSVDVGVCLEGYYGDAACTYPVGTIDVGRKKLLRVTEEALNLALAAVKTGNTVGDVGYAVESYVLGQGFGIVRDYTGHGVGKKLHEAPQVPNFGKPGRGVTLQCGMTLAIEPMVMAGKEQVAIGSDEWVVVTADGSDAAHFERSIVVTDDGPEILTPWISRLD
- the rplQ gene encoding 50S ribosomal protein L17; translation: MRHRMDHRTLGRYGSHRMMMLSNMAASLFLNGQIRTTVTRARELRRVAEKLITRARGGSIHDRRIVRSRMQHKEAALKLFSELAPRYASFDKGGYTRIVKLGNRIGDGAPMAILQLIEK
- a CDS encoding adenylate kinase yields the protein MRLVLLGAPGAGKGTQANLLKEKYGCVHISTGDIFRRNLKEKTELGLQAESFMSRGELVPDSLVVKMVSERFREKDVAKGFLMDGFPRTIVQAEAFETVLNERGYPLDGALLLKIEEEVLVQRLTNRRTCRSCGGISNLLTMREPEGKRCLTCGGELYQREDDEEEVIRNRLKVYREQTALLVAWYGQRGILYECDASGTQEEIFTKIQMTLEKHGIS
- a CDS encoding ATP-binding cassette domain-containing protein codes for the protein MGTPFDPVILLKAADFAYDGDKRVLKGISLEVARGERLVILGHNGSGKSTLVKILGALQNPSQGACFICGCDVSKASFAEIHRKVSVVFQNPETQIVGAVVEDDVAFAPENQGLPSAEIQRRVSWALEKVGLLHKRSALSSTLSGGEKQRLALAGALAADFECLVLDEPTAMLDPEGRLEVEKVLRDIHVSGKTIIQVTHRLEDLRDAERVLVLSHGEWAWEGRREEFGEVAESLGFELPPLSVLESRLASRGVTFSPPAAEPAAEAIAAAFSGSFAASEKTEETPRARESEPPFFEVRGLSCSFNPSTPLEMKVLEDVSCLAPSGGWLSVLGRTGSGKSTLIQHLNGICKIQSGEILIEGLALPQSGEELRNLRRRVGLVFQMPETQLFSSTVREELSFAPRNWGFSESETGSLVEEALAGVGLSESYLERNPLLLSGGERRLVAIASVLSARPECIVLDEPTAGLDEVFRKKILSLLDGLRKSGVTVVTVTHDFDMALEYSDRLLLLSDGLRLYEGGVRGILPVLSEMEKCMAPEILQLSGLLRRRGLNVPLTWKADELWQVLSPGL
- a CDS encoding KOW domain-containing RNA-binding protein, coding for MKKSPDEYRVGQVVISKRGKDVGHIYVIAGFLAKNRLALVDTKHFSVSRPKSKNPRHIQTTRRFLDAETMASIEKGREIDHEELRRFLRTSEESV
- the rpsK gene encoding 30S ribosomal protein S11; the protein is MAKRTVRKGKKREKKNINYGVAHIYSTFNNTIMCISDKGGNVLSWASGGNVGFKGTRKSTPFAAQIAAQQVAKGAQEHGVQEIDVIVRGPGPGRESAIRSLQAAGLQVNQIKDTTPIPHNGCRPPKRRRV
- the infA gene encoding translation initiation factor IF-1 encodes the protein MANKETSGKEEVIEAKGVVSEPLPNAMFRVELENGHKLLAHVSGKMRMHFIRILPGDRVLVEISPYDLTRGRIIYRYK
- a CDS encoding DNA-directed RNA polymerase subunit alpha; the protein is MLETLEEILRPETIEIIKEESNTVTRGRLTIEPLERGYGMTLGNALRRVLLSSIGGAAITSVRMEGVLHEFSTVPGVREDVIEILMNLKHVPVRSLAKEVRMLHLDLEGPANVTAKDIQVDSEIEFVDPDVKICTLEEGSHLSMDLYVEQGMGYLSSERPRPTYLPVDALLTDAVFSPVLRVNYEVEAARVGQRTDYERLILDVWTNGIVTPEAAVCEAAQILNSYFGHVVSKLEVRDDRGADKEGGAVSPAETEPSLIRKSGVGEPEFLARPVRDLELSIRSENCLLRGGIHTIGDLLQKSKDDLLKIRNLGKISLKEIGDRLDAAGLRLRDKKEAARTPKEDKIP
- the truA gene encoding tRNA pseudouridine(38-40) synthase TruA, with translation MKYAARVAYTGTRYAGWQRQPDALGVQQVLEEALQKLSRLPVKVAGAGRTDGGVHAVGQVASFTLDRVWEPERLIMAANAHLPPDVALMEARGVEDDFHARRSALWREYRYFVWHGKSCLPQLREFVWWRKRFWNDEKIRAACRLLEGRHDFRAFCRASECPEDSFRTLSRLRYKRWGDLSLIVVRAPSFLMNMVRIIVGNLDRIGQEKESPAWLEGLLEGKGREFSAQTAPASGLYFWCAGYEKFSFSGGRRFGCRCCGV
- the rpsM gene encoding 30S ribosomal protein S13, whose translation is MARIAGVDIPREKRVEIALTYIFGIGLPSAQKILAKTGVNPDTRVKDLTEEDTQKLRREIEDNYRVEGDLRREVSMNIKRLIDIGCYRGIRHKLGLPVRGQRTKTNARTRKGPRRTVANKKMAGK
- the rpmJ gene encoding 50S ribosomal protein L36, with the translated sequence MKVRPSVKPICEFCRVVRRGGVVRIICSRDQRHKQRQGVRR
- a CDS encoding rod shape-determining protein; the encoded protein is MFGTDIGIDLGTATILIFEKKRGVVLREPSVVAVDLDTGNILAVGYEAKNMVGRTPGSIVSVRPLRDGVIADYSMTEAMLQHFMRRVTRGWDRFFKNRAMICVPSGATDVERRAVLEAALEVGAREAYLIEEPMAAAIGANLNVEEARGKMVVDIGGGTTDIAVISLGGVVVSKSLRIGGDKFDEGIMRYLRRQYNLAIGEQTAENLKIMIGTCIPLEEDLRMVIKGRDLVQGLPRQIEVSSSAVNMAIGEMVQTVVDGVRNVLELTPPELSADIIDRGIVLTGGGSLLKGLTELITQQTGITCFTAENPMECVALGTGKALAEIDRLRGSGRSGLLFNAQRGRKRSKY